Within the Methanofastidiosum sp. genome, the region TGATCTCTTAACATATTAACAATTCTTCTGCTCGTTGTTCCTCTAACTATGCTGTCATCCACAAGAATGATTTTTTTTCCTCTAATTTCACTTTTTATCACATTTAATTTATCTCTAACTGCTATGTCTCTTGAAACTTGAGTTGGCATTATGAAAGTTCTACCAATGTATCTGTTTTTTATCAAACCTTCTCTTTGTTTAATCCCATACTTCTCAGAGAATCCTAAAGCCGCTGTCCTTGCTGTGTCAGGTACAGGTATAACTACGTCCCCTTCTCCCTCAAATTCTATATTCTTCCCAAGTTCTATTCTAGCTTCGTACACACTTTTGCCTTCTATAACAGAATCAGGTCTTGAGAAATAAACCCATTCAAACATACAGTGTGCCCTACCTTTTGGGCATAACAATCTCTTTTCAAGTTTATTATCTTGAACAACTATTGCCTCCCCAGGCAATAGATCCCTGATCAAAGAATAACCATTTACATCTAGTCCTACACTTTCAGAAGAAAAAGAAAATGCAGTTTCATTCAAATTAGTTTTTTCTCCAAATACCAATGGCCTGTTTCCATAAGGGTCTCTGAAAGCTATGAGTTTTTTTGGTAATAGCATTACAGTAGAATAGCTGCCATCAATTCTTTCCATAGTTCCTTTTATAGCCTCAAATGTATCATTTTTCATTAACTCTTCAGAAAGAATATTTATCATAACCTCAGTATCTGAATTTGAATGAATGCATCTATGCTTTTTCTCAAGTTCTTCTTTTAGTTCCTGATAATTCGTAATATTACCGTTATGTGCAAGACCTATCCCATAAGGATAACTCAAAAAGAAAGGCTGAGCCTCACAAAGTGTATTGGTTCCAGCCGTTGGATATCTTACATGTCCTATAGCTTTA harbors:
- the purF gene encoding amidophosphoribosyltransferase, which encodes MCGILGTSSNNSAYECYRGLLAIQHRGQDSAGILSFDGIVHQKKEKGLVLNVFNNEELSKLEGSKAIGHVRYPTAGTNTLCEAQPFFLSYPYGIGLAHNGNITNYQELKEELEKKHRCIHSNSDTEVMINILSEELMKNDTFEAIKGTMERIDGSYSTVMLLPKKLIAFRDPYGNRPLVFGEKTNLNETAFSFSSESVGLDVNGYSLIRDLLPGEAIVVQDNKLEKRLLCPKGRAHCMFEWVYFSRPDSVIEGKSVYEARIELGKNIEFEGEGDVVIPVPDTARTAALGFSEKYGIKQREGLIKNRYIGRTFIMPTQVSRDIAVRDKLNVIKSEIRGKKIILVDDSIVRGTTSRRIVNMLRDHGAKEVHMISTCPPIKHPCYYGIDMPTEKELIAARSTEEVAERIGADSVTYQTIKGLVKAIGLKKEELCLACLNGDYPTHIPEETRMSLTKTRECERT